A window of the Desulforapulum autotrophicum HRM2 genome harbors these coding sequences:
- the sixA gene encoding phosphohistidine phosphatase SixA, translating into MALYLIQHGKSRSKAEDSKQRLSDLGRADTRRIAQVAEGYRVPVSIIRHSRKERAFETARIFAQFLTPERGIEEIDGIDPMDDVETFAITLDTKENSMVVGHLPFMERLVGYLVAGNPEKRIFKFQNSGIVCLDKDENGWFISWTLMPNIGKDI; encoded by the coding sequence ATGGCACTTTACCTGATACAGCACGGAAAAAGCCGCTCCAAAGCGGAGGATTCAAAACAGCGGCTATCGGACTTGGGAAGGGCTGACACACGGCGAATCGCCCAGGTGGCCGAGGGTTACAGGGTCCCTGTATCGATCATCCGCCACAGCCGCAAGGAACGGGCCTTTGAAACAGCAAGAATCTTTGCCCAGTTTTTAACGCCGGAACGGGGAATCGAAGAGATTGACGGAATTGATCCCATGGACGATGTGGAAACCTTTGCAATCACCCTTGATACAAAGGAAAACAGCATGGTGGTCGGCCATCTGCCGTTCATGGAACGGCTTGTGGGCTATCTTGTGGCAGGAAACCCTGAAAAACGGATATTCAAATTCCAGAACTCGGGAATTGTCTGCCTGGATAAGGACGAAAACGGCTGGTTTATCTCCTGGACACTCATGCCGAACATTGGAAAGGACATTTAA
- a CDS encoding FmdE family protein, producing MACTIDKIKIDKTIEFHGHSCPGLAIGIRVSELAMERLDISECISPVCVAETDMCALDAVQFLTGCTYGKGNLVHKDYGKAAFTFFDRSSQRGFRAVLVNRPNVTDGAARKDAIEMIMAADLDELFRVQEINTPPVKPARILESIQCEACGEMVMESRIRRFAGRNLCIPCFTGQEQKI from the coding sequence ATGGCATGCACCATTGATAAAATTAAGATCGACAAAACCATTGAATTCCACGGCCACTCATGTCCGGGGCTTGCCATAGGCATCCGTGTGTCAGAGCTTGCCATGGAACGGCTTGACATCAGTGAATGTATATCTCCGGTGTGCGTTGCCGAGACGGACATGTGCGCCCTTGATGCCGTTCAGTTTCTCACCGGATGCACCTATGGCAAGGGAAATCTGGTGCACAAAGATTATGGCAAGGCCGCATTTACCTTTTTTGACAGGAGCAGCCAGAGGGGATTTCGGGCCGTGCTGGTCAATCGACCCAATGTAACAGATGGAGCCGCAAGAAAGGATGCCATTGAAATGATCATGGCAGCCGACCTTGATGAGCTGTTCAGGGTGCAGGAGATTAATACGCCCCCCGTGAAACCGGCCAGGATACTTGAGAGCATCCAGTGTGAGGCCTGTGGTGAGATGGTCATGGAGTCGCGGATACGCCGCTTTGCCGGCAGGAATCTGTGTATTCCCTGTTTTACCGGTCAGGAACAGAAGATCTGA
- a CDS encoding C40 family peptidase: MVITVQGSQATDFEGRTASSLSSLNLTARQFEQKVKKYLGIPYLRGGTSRKGMDCSSFVRTVYSKFFGINLPYTAGAQFDSSKFKKISTHEIQPGDLIFFATNKRKRISHVGMYVSDGQFIHASSSLGITMSSLDDRYWKKRFVGSKRHKALNIFQPDFDQYQLEGSLTIPVNQNGEIQILAGNDFRFNNLALENDFNPVDDTAFESHDVNVLLLPFYEIDYGHTLFDGLDMHLSAIHEKFDLLTTNSQTPGALPDTAERMGIKLSGDFWPGNGFNIKPSITYFDYSKENETLLNVPEWSFGLNTLLSPIHKQWALYMQLEYSKGEELASNTSSHSAFSSMDMEIKLRINLRDNLEFSITGQHDIQNSADEASDDSLLMQSGSSNVLMMFNCFY; the protein is encoded by the coding sequence ATGGTCATCACCGTGCAGGGCTCCCAGGCAACCGATTTCGAAGGTCGGACTGCTTCGTCATTGTCCTCCCTTAATCTCACTGCCCGCCAGTTTGAACAAAAAGTTAAAAAATATCTTGGAATTCCCTATCTACGGGGGGGGACATCCAGAAAAGGCATGGATTGCTCAAGCTTTGTCAGGACGGTTTATAGCAAGTTCTTTGGTATTAACCTGCCCTACACCGCCGGTGCTCAATTTGATTCTTCTAAGTTTAAAAAAATCAGTACCCATGAGATACAACCGGGTGATTTGATCTTTTTTGCCACGAACAAGAGAAAGAGGATCAGCCATGTTGGCATGTACGTCTCGGACGGTCAGTTTATTCATGCCTCCAGCAGTCTGGGAATAACCATGTCAAGCCTGGATGATCGTTACTGGAAAAAACGTTTTGTGGGGTCCAAGCGTCACAAGGCCTTGAATATTTTTCAACCCGATTTTGATCAATACCAGCTTGAAGGCAGTCTGACTATCCCTGTCAATCAAAACGGAGAGATCCAAATCCTTGCCGGGAATGATTTCCGTTTCAACAACCTTGCACTGGAAAATGATTTTAACCCCGTTGATGACACAGCCTTTGAAAGCCATGATGTAAATGTGCTTTTATTGCCCTTTTATGAAATTGACTATGGCCATACCTTGTTCGATGGTTTAGATATGCATTTGAGCGCCATACATGAAAAATTTGACCTGCTGACCACCAATTCCCAGACCCCTGGGGCTCTGCCTGATACCGCAGAACGCATGGGGATTAAATTGTCCGGTGATTTTTGGCCTGGTAATGGGTTCAACATCAAACCATCCATTACCTATTTTGATTATTCCAAAGAAAACGAGACGCTTTTGAATGTTCCTGAATGGTCATTCGGGCTCAATACTCTTTTGTCCCCGATTCATAAACAATGGGCGTTGTACATGCAGTTGGAGTATTCAAAAGGTGAAGAGTTGGCCAGTAACACCTCCTCCCACAGCGCTTTCAGTTCGATGGATATGGAGATCAAACTGCGGATCAATCTAAGGGATAATCTGGAGTTTTCCATCACAGGTCAGCATGATATACAAAATTCAGCAGATGAGGCTTCGGATGATTCCTTGTTGATGCAATCCGGAAGCAGCAATGTGTTAATGATGTTCAATTGTTTTTATTAA
- a CDS encoding acetate--CoA ligase family protein, whose translation MKKQNLLEKTKTQDPQTLNERDAKQLLKSYGVPMVMEMTASDIETALAAAQKMGYPVVLKGYGTTLQHKTERGLVHLNLCDAESVRMAATSIMTEAGSELEGLLIQPCLTGQREFVAGMFRDQLFGPVVMFGLGGVFTEAVHDVSLRLAPLSLIDAGEMLNEINAQAMLGRFRGEAGVDRNSIKDILMGLSRLAMEKPDIAEIDINPLIADATGRITAVDALVCFREKEKNTGITSPVDYRRINRFFYPESIAFVGASSTFGKWGYLLPLSTLSWDYKGKVYMVNPTGATLFDQTGYPKVTDIPGPVDLAVVTIPAARVLDLIPQFKAKGIKNMLLITSGFREIGESGLDLEKTLIKEASEAGILVIGPNTMGLCNPHIGLTCLPFPVTPRAGSTALVCQSGNMGLQFLAFAEQQCIGIRGFCGSGNEAMVTIPDYLDAFEMDPLTRIVMLYIESIKDGRRFFDSALRVSRKKPIVLLKGGQSDAGRKAATSHTGAIASDSRVFNAACRQAGIVQVSKSRTLLDVVAAFASQPVPKGNRVAILTLGGGWGVLTADLCSNSGLEVPCLTPGIIQTIDGLLPDFWSRGNPVDIVGTLGLETPTLILEELLKWDGCDAVINLGILGKKFFIKRVISAASTRGAISTQEQDFLLETALKSEEKYIADLVGLIERYQKPIFGVTLYDEEKDRTIYPVGDGIYKGLFYPTPDRAVVALSKMVGYGQFLKS comes from the coding sequence ATGAAGAAACAGAACTTACTTGAAAAAACAAAAACACAGGATCCTCAAACGTTGAATGAAAGGGATGCAAAACAACTTTTAAAATCATATGGTGTACCCATGGTCATGGAAATGACAGCCAGTGATATTGAAACTGCCCTGGCAGCGGCCCAGAAGATGGGATATCCAGTGGTACTAAAAGGATATGGAACCACCCTCCAGCATAAAACCGAACGGGGACTGGTTCACTTGAACCTGTGCGATGCCGAAAGCGTTAGAATGGCGGCAACTTCGATCATGACCGAGGCAGGTTCGGAGCTTGAAGGACTGCTGATTCAGCCCTGCCTGACCGGACAAAGGGAATTTGTGGCAGGCATGTTTCGAGATCAACTGTTCGGACCGGTTGTCATGTTCGGACTGGGAGGAGTCTTTACAGAGGCGGTACATGATGTCTCCCTTCGTCTGGCCCCCCTCAGTCTGATTGATGCCGGGGAGATGCTCAACGAAATAAATGCCCAGGCCATGCTGGGAAGATTCAGGGGCGAGGCAGGGGTTGACCGGAATTCAATAAAAGATATCCTCATGGGATTATCCCGGCTGGCCATGGAAAAACCCGACATTGCAGAAATAGACATCAACCCACTGATTGCAGATGCCACAGGCAGAATTACCGCAGTGGATGCACTGGTCTGTTTCCGGGAAAAAGAAAAAAACACCGGGATAACATCACCCGTGGATTACCGCCGGATCAATCGATTCTTTTACCCCGAATCCATTGCCTTTGTCGGGGCCTCTTCAACCTTTGGCAAATGGGGTTATCTGCTTCCTTTGAGCACCTTGTCCTGGGATTACAAGGGAAAGGTTTATATGGTCAATCCCACTGGTGCCACCCTCTTTGACCAAACGGGCTATCCAAAAGTCACGGATATTCCAGGTCCGGTTGACCTGGCAGTCGTTACCATCCCTGCGGCCCGGGTGCTGGATTTAATTCCCCAGTTCAAGGCCAAGGGGATAAAAAACATGCTGCTCATCACCTCAGGTTTCAGGGAAATTGGAGAATCCGGGCTCGATCTGGAAAAAACCCTGATCAAGGAGGCTTCAGAGGCGGGCATTCTGGTCATCGGTCCCAATACCATGGGGCTTTGCAATCCCCACATCGGTTTAACCTGCCTGCCGTTCCCGGTAACACCCCGGGCTGGCTCCACAGCCCTGGTGTGCCAGTCTGGTAATATGGGACTCCAATTCCTGGCCTTTGCAGAACAGCAGTGTATTGGCATCCGTGGATTTTGCGGATCAGGCAATGAAGCCATGGTTACCATTCCCGACTATCTGGATGCATTTGAAATGGACCCCCTGACCCGAATTGTCATGCTATATATCGAAAGTATCAAAGACGGACGTCGTTTCTTTGATTCAGCCCTGAGGGTCAGTCGTAAAAAACCCATCGTTCTACTCAAGGGCGGACAGAGCGATGCAGGCAGAAAGGCCGCCACAAGCCACACCGGAGCCATTGCATCAGACTCACGTGTCTTTAATGCCGCATGCCGTCAGGCAGGAATTGTCCAAGTTTCAAAATCAAGAACCCTTCTGGATGTGGTGGCCGCTTTTGCCTCGCAACCAGTTCCCAAGGGAAACCGGGTCGCCATTTTGACCCTGGGCGGAGGATGGGGGGTTCTGACAGCAGATCTGTGCAGCAATTCAGGCCTGGAGGTCCCCTGCTTAACACCCGGCATCATCCAGACGATTGATGGGTTGCTGCCCGATTTCTGGAGCCGTGGAAACCCCGTCGATATTGTTGGCACCCTGGGCCTGGAAACCCCGACCCTGATACTGGAGGAGCTGCTCAAATGGGATGGATGCGACGCCGTGATCAACCTGGGTATTCTGGGAAAGAAATTTTTCATCAAGCGGGTGATCTCAGCCGCCAGCACCCGGGGGGCAATTTCCACCCAGGAACAAGACTTTTTACTGGAAACGGCGCTTAAATCGGAAGAAAAATATATTGCGGATCTGGTGGGGCTGATTGAACGATACCAAAAGCCGATCTTCGGTGTTACCCTCTACGATGAAGAAAAAGACCGCACCATATATCCGGTGGGTGATGGTATTTATAAAGGTCTCTTTTATCCCACCCCGGACCGGGCAGTAGTGGCATTGTCAAAAATGGTGGGATACGGCCAATTCTTAAAAAGTTAG
- a CDS encoding PadR family transcriptional regulator has translation MKDKEKKSTLSGRQERYIQPSILMGLLSKPCYGYELINTIHLYGFVEGQAPPGMIYRHLRRLEEDGLVVSEWDTTEAGAAKRMYTITHEGREVLAIWVDYMAAQAEKLQRFVAMYGKNQK, from the coding sequence ATGAAAGACAAGGAAAAAAAGAGTACGCTGTCCGGACGTCAGGAGCGATATATTCAGCCGTCTATCCTCATGGGCCTTCTCTCAAAACCCTGCTATGGGTATGAGTTGATAAACACGATTCACCTTTACGGGTTTGTCGAGGGGCAGGCCCCTCCGGGAATGATTTATCGCCACCTTCGCCGGCTGGAGGAAGACGGACTTGTGGTCTCTGAATGGGATACCACTGAGGCTGGGGCTGCCAAGCGAATGTACACCATTACCCATGAGGGACGGGAGGTGCTTGCCATCTGGGTAGACTATATGGCGGCCCAGGCTGAAAAGCTTCAGCGATTTGTGGCCATGTATGGAAAAAACCAGAAGTAA
- a CDS encoding amino acid kinase family protein — MGKLIKEEDEKGRLHIDTPMMGESLVSKTFLKKTESSEYFRMHPDVNVLKIGGQSIMDRGGKAVFPIIDELIKLKEEYKILLMTGGGTRARHVYNIGVDLGMPTGILSKLGDKVSWQNAEMLAALLAKHGGVKIGHGDHLEQLTMFCRQGYLPITYGIPPYGFFEHPAEFGSIPPHRTDCGAFLLAENIGARSLIYLKDEKGLYGKDPKKAEDLEKLMFYDRISVDELLALDLDDLIIERPILTFMKRAKCLKEFQIIDALNHPEYIGAALKGEHVGTIIYK; from the coding sequence ATGGGTAAATTGATCAAAGAAGAAGATGAAAAAGGGAGACTCCATATTGATACCCCGATGATGGGAGAGTCCCTGGTCAGTAAAACATTCCTCAAGAAGACCGAATCCAGCGAATATTTTCGCATGCACCCGGATGTCAATGTCTTGAAGATCGGGGGGCAGAGCATCATGGACCGGGGAGGCAAGGCCGTTTTTCCCATCATTGATGAATTGATCAAGCTCAAGGAAGAGTATAAGATTCTGCTCATGACAGGGGGAGGAACCCGGGCGCGTCATGTCTACAATATCGGTGTGGACCTTGGTATGCCCACCGGTATTCTTTCCAAGCTTGGGGACAAGGTCTCCTGGCAGAATGCAGAGATGCTTGCCGCCCTTCTGGCAAAGCATGGCGGGGTTAAGATCGGCCACGGTGATCACCTGGAACAGCTGACCATGTTCTGCCGGCAGGGATATCTGCCAATCACCTACGGCATTCCTCCCTATGGTTTTTTTGAACATCCGGCAGAGTTCGGATCCATTCCTCCCCATCGGACAGACTGTGGAGCCTTTTTGCTGGCCGAGAACATCGGTGCCCGCTCGCTGATCTACCTCAAGGATGAAAAGGGATTGTACGGCAAGGACCCCAAAAAGGCCGAGGATCTTGAAAAACTGATGTTCTACGACAGGATTTCGGTTGATGAACTCCTGGCACTTGACCTTGACGATCTTATCATTGAACGCCCGATTCTAACCTTTATGAAGCGGGCTAAATGTCTTAAAGAGTTCCAGATCATTGATGCCCTCAACCACCCCGAATACATCGGTGCAGCCCTCAAGGGTGAACATGTGGGCACTATCATCTACAAATAG
- a CDS encoding GatB/YqeY domain-containing protein translates to MSDTSTEYGWDASMGISLYDKIRQDMKHAMVKKDIAVRDTMRLIMGAFPSLTVSITLESGKKTTRVKKPEEITDEDLHDIIRKFVKSEKTMLEIKKETTSDYLELLNRYLPKMATSEEIEQWIRNTVDLSQFNSPMQAMGTVMKHFGKLANGNQVKEILKNMGPS, encoded by the coding sequence ATGTCAGATACCAGCACCGAATACGGATGGGACGCGTCAATGGGGATTTCCCTTTACGATAAGATCCGTCAGGATATGAAGCATGCCATGGTCAAAAAGGATATAGCAGTACGGGATACCATGCGACTCATCATGGGGGCCTTTCCCTCCCTTACCGTTTCCATTACCCTGGAGAGCGGGAAAAAAACCACCCGGGTCAAGAAGCCCGAAGAGATTACCGATGAAGACCTCCATGACATCATCCGTAAATTTGTTAAATCGGAAAAGACCATGCTCGAGATTAAAAAAGAGACCACCTCGGATTACCTGGAGCTGTTGAACCGTTATCTTCCAAAGATGGCAACGTCAGAAGAGATCGAACAATGGATACGGAACACGGTGGATTTGTCTCAGTTCAACAGTCCCATGCAGGCCATGGGAACCGTGATGAAACATTTTGGAAAACTTGCCAACGGCAACCAGGTAAAAGAAATCCTCAAGAACATGGGCCCATCCTGA
- the nth gene encoding endonuclease III, with the protein MEISTAYINTILRILKRQYPTVKTQLAHKTPFQLLVATILSAQCTDVQVNRVTPVLFDRFPTPDKLAGASLDEIKPIVFSTGFYNNKAKNIKACAQSIMTVHGGIVPTSMTALTGLPGVGRKTANLVRSVAFGMDTIVVDTHVYRVSRRLGLSKGLNPAKVESDLMAIIPQKSWNDLCLQMIYLGREFCDARKPLCRKCPLQEICPSNMKNS; encoded by the coding sequence ATGGAAATATCGACTGCATATATCAATACCATACTCCGGATATTAAAAAGGCAGTATCCAACGGTAAAGACCCAGTTGGCACACAAGACACCGTTTCAACTGCTGGTTGCCACGATTCTGTCTGCCCAGTGTACGGATGTTCAGGTCAACCGGGTGACGCCTGTGCTGTTTGACCGTTTCCCAACCCCTGATAAACTGGCCGGGGCAAGTCTGGATGAAATTAAACCCATTGTTTTTTCCACCGGGTTCTACAACAACAAGGCTAAAAATATCAAGGCCTGTGCCCAATCGATCATGACGGTCCATGGCGGCATTGTCCCAACATCCATGACCGCATTGACCGGTTTGCCCGGTGTGGGACGGAAAACCGCCAACCTTGTACGGTCTGTTGCCTTTGGCATGGACACCATTGTGGTGGATACCCACGTTTATCGCGTTTCGCGGCGGCTGGGTCTGAGTAAGGGGCTTAATCCCGCCAAAGTTGAATCTGATCTCATGGCGATCATTCCCCAGAAGTCCTGGAACGATTTGTGTCTGCAGATGATTTATCTGGGGCGAGAGTTCTGTGACGCCAGAAAGCCCCTATGCCGCAAATGCCCTCTGCAGGAAATTTGCCCCTCAAATATGAAAAACAGTTAA
- a CDS encoding rhodanese-like domain-containing protein, giving the protein MVKKISPIEAKSRVDAGKALLVCIYADAKFNATAHLDGAIPMSEFELKKPSLSKAQEIIFY; this is encoded by the coding sequence ATGGTCAAAAAGATCTCTCCCATTGAAGCCAAATCAAGGGTGGATGCAGGAAAAGCCTTGCTGGTATGTATTTATGCCGATGCAAAATTCAATGCCACAGCCCATCTGGACGGTGCCATTCCCATGAGCGAATTTGAATTGAAAAAGCCCTCCCTTTCCAAAGCCCAGGAAATCATTTTCTACTGA